One segment of Anopheles stephensi strain Indian chromosome 3, UCI_ANSTEP_V1.0, whole genome shotgun sequence DNA contains the following:
- the LOC118509887 gene encoding palmitoyltransferase ZDHHC3-A, which translates to MAFVKDPCGIVCVLVTYMAVLYADYVVTHWIILQTMPNSLWAPFHVVAFNTIVFLLAMAHLKAVLLDPGTVPLPQIRIDFSDLHSEKNYGHEREEWTMCTRCETYRPPRAHHCRICKRCIRRMDHHCPWINNCVGERNQKYFLQFLMYVCALAVYSVVLIVISWLYPCEDCHVDVSQAQSRMMHSVLLLLESALFGLFVIAIMVDQMHAILYDETAVEAVQQKGPYRIHRPKMALLAEVCGRGHPMLWMLPCTSLNRKHHDVPLLSHDV; encoded by the exons ATGGCTTTCGTCAAAGATCCCTGCGGTATTGTTTGCGTGCTGGTCACCTATATGGCTGTCCTGTACGCGGACTATGTGGTAACGCATTGGATAATACTGCAAACGATGCCCAACAG TCTATGGGCACCGTTTCATGTGGTTGCGTTCAACACGATCGTGTTTCTGCTGGCAATGGCACATCTGAAGGCGGTCCTGCTAGATCCGGGTACGGTTCCGTTGCCCCAAATCCGTATCGACTTTTCGGACCTGCACTCGGAGAAAAACTATGGACACGAGCGGGAAGAGTGGACGATGTGCACCCGGTGCGAAACGTACCGTCCGCCGAGGGCCCACCATTGCCGGATCTGCAAACGGTGTATCCGGCGCATGGATCATCACTGTCCGTGGATTAACAACTGTGTCGGCGAACGCAACCAGAAGTATTTCCTCCAGTTCCTGATGTACGTGTGTGCGCTTGCCGTTTACTCGGTCGTGCTGATCGTAATTTCGTGGCTGTATCCGTGCGAGGATTGTCACGTGGACGTGTCCCAGGCACAGAGCCGCATGATGCACagcgtgctgctgttgctagaATCGGCCCTGTTTGGGCTGTTCGTGATAGCGATCATGGTCGATCAGATGCATGCGATCCTGTACGATGAGACGGCGGTGGAAGCGGTACAGCAGAAGGGACCGTACCGCATCCATCGGCCCAAGATGGCCCTGCTGGCGGAGGTTTGTGGCCGGGGACATCCGATGCTGTGGATGCTTCCCTGTACGAGCTTAAATCGGAAGCATCACGATGTGCCGCTGCTGAGCCACGATGTGTGA
- the LOC118509881 gene encoding signal transducing adapter molecule 1 has translation MSLFGTSSSLNADIEKTTSENNTTENWGLILDICDRVNNGTATAKDCLKCVMKRLNSPNPHVVMKAITLLDACVNNCGKQFHLEVASREFETEFKKLLQKSQPKVTTKLKLTLKRWAEDVFKSDPQLDLIPSLYKKLREEGHDFSDPSATPKRETTLSKDPNVVSSQQEEDDIAKAIELSLKEVKNTQSPKMMSSSSGATASSLYPSALLSTAPVAEPRKVRALYDFEAAEDNELTFQAGEIIMVLDDSDPNWWKGQNQRGEGLFPSNFVTADLSVEPESLATASSGKGTKKSVQFSDESKLEGAGDKDGQQKQLLQSATVEINEEKIDRLLHLIHEADPEDPSQDTDEMLQLEQLVNQMGPMIDAELERVDRKHAQLTQLSSDLVDAINLYHNLMREPDRSGMMAMSMGGPAGGYVGAPPPGGYAGGSMNPMYGGMPAMYQSLPGVGMYPMVGGPPSLPGYNMAHLRHDMTQMNVGTGTMPQFPTPAQQPQHPHHHQPHPGQGPQNGPTSNGMLSQVAPTTSMAGASNQQTGATVAPQTMPNMTGPPMPQPQQQQQQQQQHGAISQGFANPTSPPPVSGMSVGPSSHHQLQQGPPNANQHTLPQMRPSGQQPPVSYPSYVPQPQQQQQQQPPAVSQPGQQTTVPVSGGPPPTSTQPVQPNLNQHHPHPSQHIPMNMPPVHFPPAPGPQQQPQQQQQQQQQQPQFMPQMGPPPMGNFGPMMGGPMNMFPPGGPGVVGGGGPLSINTNHHHPGPQNIPIYQQQR, from the exons ATGAGTCTGTTTGGAACGTCATCTTCACTGAACGCGGATATAG agaAAACGACCAGCGAAAACAATACGACGGAAAATTGGGGTCTAATACTGGACATCTGCGACCGTGTTAACAATGGTACGGCGACAGCGAAGGATTGTCTAAAATGTGTAATGAAACGATTAAATTCACCCAATCCTCATGTGGTGATGAAAGCAATTACG CTGCTCGATGCGTGCGTTAATAATTGTGGCAAACAGTTCCATCTGGAGGTAGCCTCTCGGGAGTTTGAGACCGAGTTTAAGAAGCTTTTGCAGAAAAGTCAGCCAAAAGTGACAACG AAGCTAAAGCTTACCCTCAAACGCTGGGCAGAGGACGTGTTCAAGTCCGACCCGCAGCTCGATCTAATTCCTTCGCTGTACAAAAAGCTGCGCGAGGAGGGGCACGACTTTAGCGACCCATCGGCAACACCAAAGCGTGAAACGACGCTCAGCAAAGATCCGAACGTCGTGTCTAGTCAGCAAGAGGAAGATGACATTGCGAAAGCGATCGAACTTTCGCTGAAGGAAGTGAAGAACACGCAATCGCCGAAGATGATGTCATCGTCGTCCGGGGCG aCCGCTTCGTCGCTGTATCCTTCCGCTTTGTTATCCACTGCACCCGTGGCAGAACCAAGGAAG GTACGCGCACTGTACGATTTCGAAGCGGCCGAAGACAACGAGCTAACGTTCCAGGCAGGCGAAATCATCATGGTCCTGGACGATTCCGACCCAAACTGGTGGAAGGGTCAAAACCAACGCGGCGAAGGCCTGTTCCCATCCAACTTTGTCACCGCGGATCTGTCCGTCGAGCCCGAATCGCTCGCAACGGCATCCTCCGGCAAGGGTACGAAAAAGAGTGTACAATTTTCGGATGAATCGAAGCTGGAAGGCGCCGGTGATAAGGACGGGCAACAGAAGCAACTGTTACAGTCGGCTACGGTTGAAATTAATGAGGAAAAGATTGACCGTTTGCTGCATCTGATACACGAAGCGGACCCGGAAGATCCGTCCCAGGATACGGACGAAATGTTGCAGCTCGAGCAGCTCGTTAATCAGATGGGGCCGATGATTGATGCGGAACTGGAGCGGGTCGACCGTAAGCATGCGCAGCTGACGCAGTTGAGCAGTGATCTGGTGGATGCGATTAATTTGTACCATAATCTGATGCGCGAACCGGACCGATCGGGAATGATGGCGATGTCGATGGGTGGACCGGCTGGCGGCTATGTGGGAGCTCCACCGCCCGGCGGGTATGCAGGTGGTTCGATGAATCCGATGTACGGTGGTATGCCGGCCATGTACCAGAGCCTTCCCGGTGTTGGGATGTATCCGATGGTAGGTGGACCACCGTCGTTGCCGGGCTACAATATGGCCCACCTGCGACACGATATGACGCAAATGAACGTGGgtacgggtacgatgccacaGTTTCCGACGCCGGCCCAACAACCGCAGCACccccatcaccatcagccACATCCGGGGCAAGGGCCCCAAAATGGTCCCACCAGCAATGGGATGCTTTCGCAGGTCGCCCCGACCACTTCGATGGCTGGCGCTAGCAATCAACAGACCGGCGCGACCGTTGCTCCACAGACGATGCCAAATATGACCGGTCCGCCGATGCCTCagccgcaacagcagcagcagcagcagcagcagcacggtgcGATATCGCAAGGGTTTGCGAATCCTACGTCGCCTCCGCCTGTCTCCGGTATGTCCGTCGGTCCTTCGTCGCACCATCAACTGCAGCAAGGCCCACCAAACGCAAATCAGCATACGCTTCCCCAAATGCGACCATCGGGACAGCAGCCACCCGTCAGCTATCCTAGTTACGTTCCtcaaccgcagcagcagcagcagcaacagccgccGGCAGTATCTCAGCCCGGACAACAAACAACTGTGCCCGTGTCCGGTGGACCACCGCCTACATCCACCCAACCGGTCCAACCGAACCTGAACCAACACCATCCTCATCCAAGCCAACATATACCGATGAATATGCCGCCCGTTCACTTTCCACCCGCACCAGGaccacagcagcaaccgcagcagcagcagcagcagcaacaacagcaaccgcaATTCATGCCCCAGATGGGTCCACCACCGATGGGAAATTTCGGCCCAATGATGGGCGGTCCAATGAACATGTTCCCGCCCGGCGGGCCCGGCGTCGTCGGCGGTGGTGGACCGTTGTCGATCAACACAAACCATCACCATCCGGGACCGCAAAACATTCCCATctatcagcagcagcggtaa
- the LOC118509886 gene encoding uncharacterized protein LOC118509886: MLTRCTATLLLRRYCNSTTSNSSKLAETIASSIEGVDRTSIATLLATVPELTKYTPEQWHRTVRLLSTEGLEQDKMLSIIGGHPSILVRPVEKIAESLHCWRSCQFGDANMKVLVSAHPYFLDYTNHGQLAQRVAFLHSHFETRKNVYRLFLNAPNLVVDEQHVTEAKIAYLMQTMRHDVLEVVKSYAFTHDLEHLRCRHTFLERLGLFKPRSLKADKSTPTGNPPVHQITDTSDKRFAVKVAYVTLEEYEVFQELYRRELEQEDGRHPVDDDEFDAEEAMEGEVGRSAYRKKGR; this comes from the exons ATGCTTACTAGATGCACGGCAACGTTGTTACTACGAAGGTACTGCAACAGCACCACAAGCAACTCATCGAAATTG GCCGAAACGATCGCCTCATCCATCGAAGGTGTGGATAGGACAAGCATTGCCACACTGCTAGCTACCGTTCCCGAGCTTACAAAATACACTCCCGAGCAATGGCACCGTACAGTGCGGCTCCTAAGCACGGAAGGATTGGAGCAAGATAAAATGCTTTCCATAATCGGTGGCCACCCAAGCATACTGGTGCGCCCGGTGGAAAAGATCGCCGAAAGCCTTCACTGTTGGCGATCGTGCCagttcggggatgcaaacATGAAGGTGCTGGTGTCGGCTCACCCCTACTTTCTGGACTACACGAACCATGGCCAGCTGGCACAGCGTGTCGCCTTTCTGCATTCACACTTTGAGACGCGCAAAAACGTGTATCGATTGTTTCTGAACGCACCGAACCTGGTGGTGGATGAGCAGCACGTGACGGAAGCGAAGATTGCCTACCTGATGCAGACGATGCGCCACGATGTGCTGGAGGTGGTAAAATCGTATGCCTTCACGCATGACCTTGAACATTTGCGTTGCCGGCACACGTTTCTGGAGCGGTTGGGATTGTTTAAGCCACGGTCGCTGAAGGCGGATAAGAGTACACCGACCGGTAATCCACCGGTGCATCAGATTACCGATACGAGCGATAAGCGCTTTGCGGTGAAGGTGGCCTACGTTACGCTGGAGGAGTATGAAGTGTTTCAGGAGCTGTACCGGCGCGAGCTGGAACAGGAGGACGGCCGGCATCCGGTGGACGATGATGAGTTTGATGCGGAAGAAGCAATGGAAGGTGAAGTGGGTAGAAGTGCATACCGGAAGAAAGGTCGATAA
- the LOC118509891 gene encoding bis(5'-nucleosyl)-tetraphosphatase [asymmetrical] — protein sequence MAKRAAGFLIFRRLRERIEYLMLQASYGQHHWSPPKGHVDPGEDDYATALRETTEEAGYTESDLNVHRKQSCTLEYKVKGHDKVVVYWLAELRNPSQEAKLSDEHQDMKWLDCDEAIQIAGYEDFAKMVRLFDAKIKANEL from the exons ATGGCAAAACGTGCGGCCGGCTTTCTCATATTTCGCCGACTGCGCGAACGTATCGAGTATCTAATGCTGCAAGCCTCGTACGGCCAGCATCACTGGTCGCCACCGAAAGGTCACGTCGATCCGGGGGAAGACGATTACGCGACAGCCCTGCGTGAAACGACCGAAGAAGCCGG ctaCACCGAAAGTGACCTAAATGTGCACCGGAAGCAATCGTGCACACTCGAGTACAAAGTGAAGGGACACGATAAGGTGGTCGTGTACTGGTTGGCGGAACTGCGCAATCCTTCGCAGGAGGCAAAGCTGTCCGACGAGCACCAGGACATGAAGTGGCTGGACTGTGATGAAGCGATCCAAATTGCGGGCTACGAAGATTTCGCAAAGATGGTACGCCTATTTGATGCTAAAATTAAGGCAAACGAGCTGTGA
- the LOC118509885 gene encoding mediator of RNA polymerase II transcription subunit 30 has protein sequence MSGQFPGGYQSPSGHRGNYNSPIIQQHLNQMNVPNQMGMMGFNQNNVMNNPQMQGVPGQGNQDMGLNAGMMQQNAQQQQQQQQAAQGMQPNPQQIPVNQHQQGQNQMVGQNPSHQANQPTPQMGMQQPGGNVGPGNVMNNPQAQNQSVPPNQPGGGGTTVQQQQKAEFNLLSLCRIGQETVQDIVSRFQEVFGILRSIQPPNGTNQGQLSSNDKKAKVQEQFRTIRLLFKRLRLLYDKCNDNCQQGMEYTHVESLIPLKGEIERTEPVHTEEYKKALQENRELVAMVQLKNKQLREIIDKIRLTIWEINTMLSMRRC, from the exons ATGTCTGGCCAGTTTCCGGGAGGGTATCAGAGCCCTAGTGGGCATCGGGGCAATTATAATAGCCCGATAATTCAGCAACATCTCAATCAAATGAACGTTCCCAACCAAATGGGCATGATGG GCTTCAACCAAAATAATGTGATGAACAACCCACAAATGCAAGGCGTACCCGGGCAGGGCAACCAGGATATGGGGCTCAACGCCGGTATGATGCAGCAAAacgcacaacaacagcagcagcagcagcaagccgCACAAGGAATGCAACCCAACCCGCAGCAGATACCGGTGAACCAGCACCAACAGGGACAAAACCAAATGGTTGGACAGAATCCATCCCATCAAGCTAACCAACCCACGCCCCAGATGGGTATGCAGCAACCGGGCGGTAATGTTGGACCCGGCAACGTAATGAACAACCCCCAGGCGCAGAACCAATCCGTGCCGCCGAATCAACCCGGCGGCGGTGGAACGAccgtacagcagcaacagaaggCCGAATTTAATCTACTCTCCCTGTGCCGGATCGGGCAGGAAACGGTTCAGGACATTGTGAGCCGATTTCAGGAAGTGTTCGGTATACTGCGCTCTATACAACCACCGAACGGTACGAACCAGGGGCAGCTGTCGAGCAATGACAAGAAGGCGAAGGTGCAGGAACAGTTCCGAACGATTCGCTTACTGTTCAAACGGTTGCGGCTGCTGTACGACAAGTGTAACGACAATTGCCAACAAGGCATGGAGTACACGCACGTGGAAAGCTTGATTCCGCtcaagggtgaaatcgaacggACCGAACCGGTGCATACGGAGGAGTACAAGaaggcgctgcaggaaaacCGGGAGCTGGTGGCAATGGTGCAGCTCAAGAACAAACAGTTGCGGGAGATTATCGACAAAATACGGCTCACTATATGGGAGATCAACACGATGCTAAGTATGAGACGATgctaa
- the LOC118509883 gene encoding cysteine protease ATG4B produces the protein MLDAYVGYDLSGAIEPDDIPKTNDTVWILGKQYNATDDLETIRQDVQSRLWCTYRKGFVPIGNTQLTTDKGWGCMLRCGQMVLAQALIQLHLGRDWVWEAETRDEIYLNIVNRFEDSKQAPFSLHQIALMGDSSEEKRIGEWFGPNTVAQVLKKLVKFDDWCRLVIHVALDNTVATDEIVELCADKKDPDAWKPLLLVVPLRLGLSEVNPIYIEGLKKCFQLPGSCGMIGGRPNQALYFIGYVGEEALYLDPHTVQRVGTVGHKQEPAEQELDETFHQRYASRISFTSMDPSLAVCFLCVSRQQFDVLVTRFNDSLNGGTSQALFEVAKTRQAPWTPTTASSGSSRKNSGPTEAFNVISATEIPNEEFEEVEPRTLDDSDEEFEIIA, from the exons atgctGGACGCATATGTTGGGTATGATCTGAGTGGTGCCATCGAACCGGATGACATTCCCAAGACGAACGATACCGTGTGGATATTGGGAAAGCAATACAATGCTACCGATG ATCTCGAAACCATACGACAGGATGTGCAATCTCGCTTGTGGTGTACCTATCGGAAAGGATTCGTTCCGATCGGAAATACCCAACTGACCACGGATAAAGGCTGGGGCTGTATGTTGCGCTGCGGGCAGATGGTGCTGGCCCAGGCACTGATACAGCTGCACCTTGGTCGGGATTGGGTGTGGGAAGCGGAAACAAGGGATGAAATTTATCTGAACATCGTAAACCGATTCGAGGACAGCAAACAGGCACCGTTTTCGCTGCACCAGATCGCCCTGATGGGTGACTCATCGGAGGAGAAGCGAATTGGCGAATGGTTCGGGCCGAATACAGTTGCACAGGTTTTGAA AAAACTAGTAAAGTTTGATGATTGGTGCAGGCTAGTCATTCACGTAGCTCTGGACAATACGGTAGCAACAGATGAAATAG TGGAATTATGTGCAGATAAAAAAGATCCCGACGCATGGAAACCGCTGCTGCTCGTTGTCCCGCTACGGTTGGGGCTTAGCGAAGTGAATCCGATCTATATCGAGGGACTGAAGAAGTGTTTCCAGCTGCCGGGCAGTTGCGGCATGATCGGTGGCCGGCCCAATCAAGCCCTCTACTTTATCGGGTACGTCGGCGAGGAAGCACTCTATCTAGATCCGCACACGGTCCAACGGGTAGGAACGGTCGGACACAAGCAGGAACCGGCCGAGCAGGAGCTGGACGAAACGTTTCACCAACGCTACGCTAGTCGGATCAGTTTCACCTCGATGGATCCATCGCTAGCCGTTTGCTTTCTGTGCGTTAGTAGGCAGCAGTTTGATGTGCTTGTGACACGGTTTAACGATAGTTTGAACGGTGGCACTAGCCAGGCACTGTTCGAGGTGGCAAAAACGCGCCAAGCACCATGGACACCGACGACGGCATCGTCTGGCTCGTCGCGCAAAAACAGTGGACCAACCGAGGCCTTCAATGTGATATCGGCGACGGAAATACCGAACGAAG AATTCGAAGAGGTGGAACCACGCACGCTGGACGATTCGGATGAAGAGTTCGAGATTATAgcctag
- the LOC118509882 gene encoding PCI domain-containing protein 2 homolog, producing the protein MYLHDYLNKIMRVWNAYEGQAVARFLSLQDFHVNEPNLYKENPDAAVSRQLPSPLDEIVSAHLKAVYHLMRSDAPNYTEAYRHQTSCIQAVVKLLQQMKEENWILPIMYVVSIDLRLLATKCEQQTKSSKCGEILEKAAESLMSCFRVCAGDTRSSDEDTKRLGMLNLVNQLLKVYFRINKLHLCKPLIRAIDSSNFKDSFTLAQRITYKYFAGRKAMYDSDFKNAEEYLSFAFDNCPRRFTKNKRLILIYLTPVKMLLGYMPRKEVLERYNVLQFHDLASAVKEGNVRRFDEAIRRHEMFFINAGVYLIVEKMKILTYRNLFKKVHQTLQTHQIDMNAFQTALQFSGAEDVSMDETHCIVANLIYEGRIKGYISYQHNKLVISKQNAFPSVVAA; encoded by the coding sequence ATGTATCTGCACgattatttaaacaaaataatgCGCGTGTGGAATGCATACGAGGGCCAGGCAGTGGCCCGCTTCCTTTCGCTCCAAGATTTCCACGTGAACGAACCCAACCTGTACAAGGAAAACCCAGACGCTGCCGTTAGCCGACAACTACCATCGCCACTGGATGAAATTGTGTCCGCCCATCTGAAAGCCGTCTACCATCTGATGCGTTCCGATGCACCAAACTACACCGAAGCGTACCGCCACCAAACGAGCTGCATACAGGCGGTGGTAaagctgctgcagcagatgaaggaagaaaattgGATCCTGCCAATCATGTACGTCGTCTCGATCGATCTGCGCCTACTGGCGACCAAATGTGAGCAGCAAACGAAAAGCTCCAAGTGTGGGGAAATTCTCGAAAAGGCAGCCGAAAGTTTAATGTCATGCTTTCGGGTGTGCGCTGGCGATACGCGCTCGTCGGACGAAGATACCAAGCGGCTCGGTATGCTGAATCTGGTCAACCAGCTGCTGAAGGTGTACTTCCGCATCAACAAGCTGCACCTGTGCAAACCGCTGATCCGTGCGATTGACAGCTCTAACTTTAAGGACAGCTTTACCCTGGCGCAACGCATCACGTACAAATACTTTGCCGGCCGGAAGGCGATGTACGATTCGGATTTTAAAAATGCGGAAGAATACCTTAGCTTCGCATTCGACAACTGTCCGCGGCGGTTCACGAAAAACAAGCGGCTTATATTGATCTATCTAACGCCGGTCAAGATGCTGCTCGGGTATATGCCCCGGAAGGAGGTGCTCGAGCGGTACAACGTGCTACAGTTCCACGATCTGGCATCGGCCGTGAAGGAGGGAAACGTGCGCCGGTTCGACGAGGCAATCCGGCGGCATGAGATGTTTTTCATCAATGCGGGCGTTTATTTGATTGTGGAAAAGATGAAGATACTCACGTACCGGAATCTGTTCAAGAAGGTGCACCAAACGCTGCAGACGCATCAGATCGATATGAACGCGTTCCAGACGGCACTGCAGTTTTCCGGTGCGGAGGACGTTTCCATGGACGAGACGCACTGCATCGTTGCTAACTTGATCTACGAAGGACGTATAAAGGGATACATTAGCTATCAGCACAACAAACTGGTTATATCGAAGCAGAACGCGTTCCCGAGTGTGGTGGCCGCATGA
- the LOC118509880 gene encoding protein asteroid — protein sequence MGVRGLTTFIAANASVYLKPYELHDTKLVIDGDNLCLQLFRKSLHNSVAFGGNYDVYYRIVVDFFDKLKLANVTPYVLLDGGYEKRKMSTVRYRLLQKVESMKGFNMVAVAGTPPPMLREVFVDALRAAGVSLMRCPFEADDEVAILARKLNCPLLSYDSDFYIHDVQYIPYVTLSNKVFHKVSDKEGDNFKIGVVQRKQPKKAQHRTDGVRYVAQYGDESVLEGEGAESYCYLDCCLYTIDNLIEPHERLGKEMVPLFAALLGNDYIGRSVLKPFYEAMRMGGKKSKFFRHDRRIRLFLKWLQKHTLESATRAIMRCIKQGNKKRVYRQILTAMRGYNCEECTALHYFGLQEAEQAEPLKDEEIEKELEARVGEVDEQAEPTIEDFDVESFLTNEGQYNQEQEQDQDKDVISESDDEELDNEERIQGEEENAVASAQEESDAEEKLQDDPDKPTEENEPHERNTFTDRNWPDWFKELYRAGKSPRFLADLLHSNYFINYPQIEDLRRPDSNAPAYPILRTIFAILKTAFNVKTTQFKYFTRRKGRTGMRSIMFYDVCLPQGTSYDPHKLPNVSILPKLFQQSGIENWQELFRAIKSVPSNLRLYFLAIIYWAKNCPLVNAAHVHALIICILQLQVIDKPLKSLYRDVDQFRHQNRTYLEQQRKAGKTNSAGSSAKKDTGPSSSTEFNRTFYNKLTTGTPRAELMLAYDELIQHFSVTENMHSNRKPAIMPDTMHTLANFQAVCFNLYALVPLLGYPFDNLHMHELYNNLYVYNVYEWIKARSDLYEFERSSMFQRSPTLLAALRVMVEFVQTYVPALKDRKRAKKAASSKANNSDKVSAEAKRILEQQVTPANDWETKNDTEESDDEAFVDENNAFSQLLLAR from the coding sequence ATGGGAGTTCGTGGACTAACTACATTTATCGCAGCAAATGCGTCCGTTTATCTGAAACCGTACGAACTGCACGACACCAAGCTCGTCATCGACGGTGACAATCTGTGCCTGCAGCTGTTCCGAAAATCGCTCCACAACTCGGTCGCGTTCGGCGGAAACTACGACGTGTACTATCGGATTGTGGTGGACTTTTTCGACAAGCTTAAGCTCGCCAACGTTACACCGTACGTGCTGCTGGACGGTGGGTACGAGAAGCGCAAGATGTCCACCGTCCGGTATCGGTTGCTGCAGAAGGTCGAAAGTATGAAAGGGTTCAACATGGTGGCAGTCGCCGGTACGCCACCGCCGATGTTGCGCGAGGTGTTTGTCGATGCGTTGCGAGCGGCGGGCGTTTCCTTGATGCGCTGTCCGTTCGAGGCGGACGATGAGGTGGCCATTCTAGCGCGTAAACTCAACTGTCCGTTGTTGAGCTACGATTCGGATTTCTACATACACGACGTCCAGTATATACCGTACGTGACGCTATCGAACAAGGTGTTCCACAAGGTGTCGGACAAGGAAGGGGACAACTTTAAGATCGGGGTCGTGCAACGGAAGCAACCGAAAAAGGCACAGCATCGAACGGACGGTGTACGGTATGTGGCACAGTACGGCGATGAGTCGGTGCTGGAGGGTGAGGGAGCGGAATCCTATTGCTATCTCGACTGTTGCCTGTACACGATCGACAATCTGATCGAACCGCACGAACGGTTGGGCAAGGAGATGGTACCGCTGTTTGCGGCACTGCTCGGGAACGATTACATCGGGCGCAGCGTGCTGAAACCGTTCTACGAGGCGATGCGGATGGGCGGTAAGAAGAGCAAATTTTTTCGACACGACCGTCGGATAAGGTTGTTTCTCAAGTGGCTACAGAAACATACGCTGGAATCGGCTACGCGTGCCATTATGCGCTGCATAAAGCAAGGAAACAAGAAGCGAGTCTATCGGCAGATACTGACCGCGATGCGAGGATATAATTGTGAGGAATGCACCGCTTTACATTACTTTGGTTTGCAGGAAGCTGAACAGGCTGAACCACTGAAAGATGAAGAAATAGAGAAGGAACTGGAGGCTCGTGTAGGAGAGGTGGACGAGCAGGCGGAACCCACGATAGAGGATTTCGATGTAGAAAGTTTTCTTACTAATGAAGGCCAGTACAATCAGGAGCAGGAACAGGATCAAGATAAGGACGTGATATCGGAGAGTGACGATGAGGAGCTCGACAACGAGGAGAGAATCCAGGGCGAGGAGGAAAATGCCGTTGCTTCCGCACAGGAAGAGTCCGATGCGGAGGAGAAATTGCAGGACGATCCCGACAAGCCGACTGAAGAGAACGAACCGCACGAACGTAACACATTCACCGACCGTAATTGGCCCGACTGGTTTAAAGAGCTGTACCGGGCCGGGAAAAGTCCACGCTTTTTGGCGGACTTATTGCACTCGAACTACTTCATAAACTATCCGCAAATTGAAGACCTCCGGCGGCCGGACAGTAACGCACCAGCCTATCCTATTTTGCGAACCATTTTTGCAATTCTTAAAACCGCGTTCAACGTAAAAACCACGCAGTTTAAATACTTTACCCGAAGAAAGGGAAGGACCGGTATGCGGAGTATTATGTTCTATGACGTCTGCCTACCGCAAGGAACTAGCTACGACCCGCACAAGCTGCCGAACGTGTCCATTCTGCCAAAGCTCTTCCAACAGTCCGGTATCGAAAATTGGCAGGAATTGTTTCGAGCGATCAAAAGCGTCCCGAGCAATCTGCGGTTATACTTTCTGGCGATAATTTATTGGGCGAAAAACTGTCCATTGGTGAATGCGGCGCACGTGCACGCATTGATCATCTGCATTCTGCAACTGCAGGTGATTGACAAGCCGTTAAAGAGCTTGTACCGCGATGTGGACCAATTCCGGCACCAGAATCGAACGTATCTGGAACAGCAACGGAAGGCGGGCAAAACGAACAGTGCTGGCAGCTCGGCAAAGAAGGACACAGGCCCATCGTCTAGCACCGAATTTAATCGCACGTTTTACAACAAGCTCACCACTGGAACACCGCGCGCAGAACTGATGCTAGCGTACGATGAGTTAATTCAACATTTCTCTGTCACTGAAAATATGCACAGCAACCGTAAGCCAGCGATCATGCCCGATACGATGCACACGCTGGCCAACTTCCAGGCCGTTTGCTTCAATCTGTACGCTTTAGTTCCACTGCTGGGCTACCCGTTCGATAATCTGCACATGCATGAGCTGTACAACAATTTGTACGTGTACAACGTGTACGAGTGGATAAAAGCACGAAGTGATCTGTATGAATTCGAACGATCATCTATGTTCCAGCGCTCGCCAACACTGCTCGCGGCGTTGCGCGTTATGGTGGAATTTGTCCAAACGTACGTTCCCGCGCTGAAAGATAGAAAACGGGCGAAAAAGGCAGCATCATCGAAGGCGAACAACTCGGATAAGGTGTCCGCCGAAGCGAAACGAATACTCGAGCAACAGGTAACGCCGGCCAACGATTGGGAAACGAAGAACGATACGGAGGAGAGTGATGATGAGGCGTTCGTTGATGAGAATAATGCGTTTAGTCAACTGTTGTTAGCACGATGA